The Peribacillus sp. FSL P2-0133 genome has a segment encoding these proteins:
- a CDS encoding YbaB/EbfC family nucleoid-associated protein translates to MRGGNMQNMMKQMQKMQKKMAEAQEELGEKKVEGTAGGGMVTVIVTGHKEIVDVVIKPEVVDPDDIDMLQDLVLAATNDALKKAEELTNQTMGQFTKGMNLPGMF, encoded by the coding sequence ATGCGCGGCGGTAATATGCAGAACATGATGAAACAAATGCAAAAGATGCAAAAGAAGATGGCAGAGGCACAGGAAGAATTAGGTGAAAAAAAGGTTGAAGGAACTGCTGGCGGCGGAATGGTGACGGTCATCGTTACTGGACATAAAGAAATAGTCGATGTAGTCATCAAACCGGAAGTTGTCGATCCGGATGATATCGATATGCTTCAGGATTTAGTGCTGGCTGCGACTAACGATGCTTTGAAAAAGGCGGAAGAACTGACAAACCAAACGATGGGACAATTCACTAAGGGAATGAACCTTCCGGGTATGTTTTAA
- the recR gene encoding recombination mediator RecR: protein MHYPEPISKLIDSFMKLPGIGPKTAARLAFHVLSMKEDTVLDFAKALVNAKRNLMYCSVCGHITDQDPCYICEDQKRDRSLICVVQDPKDVIAMEKMREFNGLYHVLHGSISPMDGIGPEDINIPDLLKRLQDETVLEVILATNPNIEGEATAMYISRLLRPSGIKVTRIAHGLPVGGDLEYADEVTLSKAIEGRREI, encoded by the coding sequence ATGCATTATCCAGAACCAATTTCCAAGCTCATTGACAGTTTTATGAAATTGCCGGGGATTGGTCCTAAAACGGCTGCTCGATTAGCCTTTCATGTACTAAGCATGAAGGAAGATACTGTTTTGGATTTTGCAAAAGCACTTGTTAATGCTAAGCGGAATCTTATGTATTGCTCAGTCTGTGGTCATATTACAGATCAAGATCCTTGTTATATTTGCGAAGATCAAAAGAGGGACAGAAGTTTGATTTGTGTGGTTCAGGACCCGAAAGATGTAATAGCTATGGAAAAGATGAGAGAGTTCAATGGTTTATACCATGTACTGCATGGCAGTATTTCCCCAATGGACGGAATCGGTCCGGAAGATATAAATATTCCTGATTTATTAAAGCGCCTGCAAGATGAAACAGTGCTGGAGGTAATTTTGGCTACTAATCCTAACATTGAAGGTGAAGCGACAGCCATGTATATTTCGCGGTTGCTTAGACCATCAGGCATCAAAGTGACCCGAATTGCCCACGGACTTCCTGTTGGCGGAGATTTGGAGTATGCGGATGAAGTGACGCTATCAAAAGCAATAGAAGGAAGAAGAGAAATATAA
- a CDS encoding YaaL family protein has protein sequence MFFRKKKKLRNEFNDSLIEELEHLKWNWHNQKSLLEKSVDPSEEVIAQTRLAEVKYFYLFREVKRRNVRLKR, from the coding sequence TTGTTCTTTCGTAAAAAAAAGAAACTTCGGAATGAATTCAATGATTCATTAATCGAAGAGCTTGAACATTTGAAATGGAATTGGCATAATCAAAAATCATTACTTGAAAAAAGCGTTGATCCATCTGAGGAAGTAATCGCCCAAACGAGACTGGCGGAAGTGAAATATTTCTACTTATTCAGGGAAGTTAAAAGAAGGAATGTCCGCTTAAAAAGATGA
- a CDS encoding pro-sigmaK processing inhibitor BofA family protein: MEPVVFVAVIGGLILMLLIIGAPLRPVRFIGQGIIKVIIGAAFLFFLNTLGNQAGIHVPINPVTSAVAGLLGIPGVAALAAIGYWII, encoded by the coding sequence TTGGAACCAGTTGTCTTTGTTGCTGTAATTGGCGGCCTGATTTTAATGCTCCTCATTATCGGGGCGCCATTAAGACCTGTCCGGTTTATAGGGCAGGGGATTATAAAGGTCATTATCGGTGCAGCATTTTTGTTCTTTTTGAATACACTTGGGAATCAAGCGGGCATTCATGTACCCATCAACCCTGTTACCTCGGCAGTCGCCGGTCTGCTTGGAATACCGGGAGTTGCCGCTTTGGCGGCCATTGGTTATTGGATCATTTAA
- a CDS encoding sigma factor G inhibitor Gin translates to MEVEMLGTTTTKTTAGETCAVCEQIKGMGIHLYTTFICEECERDMIRTDTNDPKYQYYLKKLRKITNPELLS, encoded by the coding sequence ATGGAGGTGGAGATGTTGGGGACAACAACAACCAAAACGACGGCAGGGGAAACGTGCGCGGTTTGTGAACAAATAAAAGGGATGGGTATACATTTATATACGACTTTTATTTGTGAGGAATGTGAAAGGGATATGATCAGGACGGATACGAACGATCCCAAGTACCAATATTACTTAAAGAAATTAAGAAAAATCACTAATCCTGAACTATTATCATGA
- a CDS encoding aminotransferase class I/II-fold pyridoxal phosphate-dependent enzyme encodes MNQSQTPLFDALSAFYKKSPISLHVPGHKNGWVFNKKGQALYNPLLGIDATEISGLDDLHAPEGAILQSEQLLSDLYGVKRSYFLVNGSTVGNIAMILATCREGDKVLVQRNCHKSILHGLMLANVQPIFLQPAYYEKWGIAGGVGSELIEEALSVHPDVKVIIVTYPNYYGLGEDLTEMVRLAHQKGIPVLVDEAHGAHFQLGSPFPKPAILAGADAVVHSAHKTLPAMTMGSFLHVNSSLVDVDQVSFYLQMLQSSSPSYPIMGSLDLARAYLAAFTSEDKISLIEKISDFRWELGALQTVRVLEAPLGTLADPLKVVIQSTNGLSGFELQQLCEAEGIFTELADPDNLLMILPLLKMGTEFPFHEIVQTIKSATEDRTGNKESNLGVLWPDGRSMTGLEMPYSAMKHSKSKSVTLQKAVGEVSAEMVIPYPPGIPLIMSGEMITPEHIFNLRRLLELGSRFHGGSSLSNGELIVYESGH; translated from the coding sequence ATGAATCAATCACAGACACCGTTGTTCGATGCACTGAGTGCTTTTTATAAAAAAAGCCCAATATCTCTGCATGTCCCAGGTCATAAAAATGGATGGGTGTTTAATAAAAAGGGCCAAGCCTTATACAATCCCCTTCTTGGTATTGATGCCACGGAGATAAGCGGTTTAGATGACCTGCATGCTCCAGAGGGCGCCATTTTACAGTCCGAGCAACTACTCTCTGACCTATATGGGGTAAAACGGAGTTATTTTTTGGTTAATGGGTCCACCGTAGGCAACATTGCCATGATTCTTGCTACCTGCCGGGAAGGTGATAAGGTCCTTGTCCAAAGAAACTGCCATAAATCAATTTTACATGGATTGATGTTAGCGAATGTACAACCGATCTTTTTACAACCAGCTTATTATGAGAAATGGGGCATTGCTGGCGGTGTGGGATCTGAATTAATTGAAGAAGCCTTGAGTGTACATCCAGATGTAAAAGTAATCATTGTTACCTATCCTAATTATTATGGTCTTGGTGAAGACTTGACGGAAATGGTAAGACTCGCACATCAAAAGGGGATCCCTGTGTTGGTGGACGAGGCACATGGCGCTCATTTTCAGTTAGGAAGCCCGTTTCCTAAGCCAGCAATTTTGGCAGGGGCAGATGCCGTTGTCCATTCAGCGCATAAAACACTGCCGGCTATGACAATGGGGTCATTTCTTCATGTGAATTCATCCTTAGTTGATGTCGATCAAGTATCATTCTATTTACAAATGCTTCAGTCGAGCAGTCCATCTTACCCAATTATGGGATCGCTGGACTTAGCTAGGGCCTACTTAGCCGCTTTTACATCAGAAGATAAAATATCCCTTATTGAAAAGATATCAGACTTCAGGTGGGAATTAGGTGCCCTGCAAACAGTAAGGGTGCTGGAGGCCCCACTAGGCACCTTGGCAGACCCGTTGAAAGTGGTCATTCAATCAACAAATGGTTTAAGCGGTTTTGAGTTACAGCAGCTATGTGAAGCCGAGGGCATTTTTACGGAATTGGCTGATCCTGATAATTTATTAATGATTTTACCCTTATTAAAAATGGGTACCGAATTTCCTTTTCATGAAATCGTTCAAACTATAAAAAGTGCCACTGAAGACAGAACTGGAAACAAGGAATCAAATCTTGGGGTCCTATGGCCTGATGGAAGATCAATGACAGGACTTGAAATGCCATACTCCGCCATGAAGCATAGTAAATCCAAATCTGTAACATTACAGAAAGCAGTGGGTGAGGTATCTGCCGAGATGGTCATTCCTTATCCGCCGGGCATCCCTTTAATTATGTCCGGGGAAATGATTACTCCTGAGCATATATTCAATCTGAGGAGACTGCTAGAACTGGGATCAAGGTTTCATGGAGGTTCCTCCCTCTCAAACGGAGAATTGATCGTTTATGAAAGCGGGCATTAA
- the tmk gene encoding dTMP kinase: MKRGIFITMEGPEGAGKTTITQMLGKALQQEGYQVLLTREPGGVPISEQIREVILNKDNTAMDSRTEALLYAAARRQHLVEVVMPELERGGIVLCDRFIDSSLAYQGHARGLDIEEVYNINKFAIGDMMPDATFFFDIDPEEGLRRIQSNGEREVNRLDLEALDFHKKVREGYQFIINRWKDRFIIVDAGRTIDEVLEETKASLLKFLAKAGN, encoded by the coding sequence ATGAAACGTGGTATTTTTATAACAATGGAAGGGCCTGAGGGTGCCGGGAAAACAACAATTACCCAAATGCTTGGCAAGGCCCTGCAACAAGAAGGCTATCAAGTCCTATTAACGCGTGAGCCGGGGGGAGTTCCCATTTCGGAGCAAATTAGGGAAGTGATCCTTAATAAAGATAATACAGCCATGGACTCGAGAACAGAGGCTTTATTATACGCAGCAGCAAGGCGTCAGCATTTAGTGGAAGTGGTCATGCCTGAGTTGGAACGAGGGGGAATTGTCCTCTGTGACCGATTCATAGATAGCTCGTTAGCCTATCAGGGTCATGCAAGGGGCTTGGATATAGAAGAAGTTTATAATATCAATAAATTCGCAATTGGAGATATGATGCCAGATGCCACGTTCTTTTTTGATATAGACCCAGAAGAGGGATTGAGACGTATCCAGTCCAATGGGGAACGGGAAGTGAACCGTCTGGATCTTGAAGCCCTCGACTTCCATAAAAAAGTTCGTGAGGGGTATCAGTTCATTATAAATAGATGGAAAGACCGTTTCATTATCGTGGATGCAGGCCGGACAATAGATGAAGTCCTTGAGGAAACGAAAGCCAGCTTGCTGAAATTTTTAGCGAAAGCAGGAAACTAA
- a CDS encoding cyclic-di-AMP receptor, translated as MKMIIAVVQDKDSHRLLNELVENNFGTTKLASTGGFLKSGNTTFMIGTEDERVDKAIQIIKQNCQSRSQLVSPVSPMGGNAESYVPYPVEIQVGGATIFVLPVENFLQF; from the coding sequence ATGAAAATGATCATTGCTGTCGTTCAAGACAAGGATAGTCATCGCCTGCTGAATGAATTAGTGGAAAATAATTTCGGAACGACCAAGCTAGCCAGCACTGGCGGGTTTTTAAAATCAGGCAATACGACTTTTATGATTGGCACAGAGGATGAACGTGTTGACAAAGCAATCCAGATCATCAAACAGAATTGTCAGTCGCGATCCCAATTAGTATCACCGGTTTCACCGATGGGCGGGAATGCCGAGTCCTATGTACCTTACCCAGTGGAGATTCAAGTAGGCGGTGCGACCATTTTTGTTCTGCCGGTTGAAAACTTTTTACAATTTTAA
- a CDS encoding YaaR family protein, with the protein MKINHDIPIKLDKSRQDAKQFQTGNGGFQQMVQTQDQKMQIQTLNRLIGDIEGAGQRLVRSRTFRELAKYKALVKRFVKEAVEYGLELKQSTSWNEYGQSRPLKTVETIDVRLVELSEEILNKEKSSLEILEMIGEIKGLLINLYT; encoded by the coding sequence ATGAAAATCAACCATGATATCCCTATTAAGCTGGATAAATCGCGTCAGGATGCCAAGCAGTTTCAAACTGGAAATGGCGGATTTCAGCAAATGGTCCAGACACAGGATCAAAAGATGCAAATCCAAACATTAAACCGTTTGATTGGCGATATTGAAGGGGCGGGTCAGCGTTTAGTAAGGTCACGCACTTTTAGGGAATTGGCAAAATATAAAGCATTGGTGAAACGGTTTGTTAAAGAAGCGGTTGAATATGGACTGGAACTGAAGCAATCCACGAGCTGGAACGAATATGGACAGAGCAGGCCGTTGAAAACCGTGGAAACGATAGATGTAAGATTAGTTGAGTTAAGTGAGGAAATTCTTAATAAAGAGAAAAGCTCGCTTGAAATATTGGAAATGATAGGCGAGATTAAAGGTCTTCTGATTAATTTATATACTTAA
- the holB gene encoding DNA polymerase III subunit delta' yields MEKTWQEMSQIQPQVMTMLQNSITKKRVAHAYLFEGEKGTGKQEISNAFAKSLLCEAPTTGYEPCELCRNCKRISSGNHPDVHLIERDGLSIKKEQIKGLQEEFSKKSVEADRKVYMIADADKMSVGAANSLLKFLEEPSADTVAILMTEQLQRILPTILSRCQVISFKPLSPENVKRKLMEQDVEPQLASVIVHITQNVEAGIGLSHDEWFVQAQKIVVKLYEVLKLNSLKALLYLQTDWFTHFKEREQVDRGLDLLLLIYKDLLYIQLDKKDFVVFQNKLKEFETHALHLSPRRLAEHMGCILEAKRKLMSNTNPQLLMEQLVLNLQEGS; encoded by the coding sequence TTGGAAAAAACATGGCAGGAAATGAGTCAAATTCAGCCGCAGGTAATGACGATGCTGCAAAATAGCATAACGAAGAAAAGGGTGGCTCATGCATATTTATTTGAAGGGGAAAAAGGGACAGGTAAGCAAGAGATAAGCAATGCCTTTGCCAAAAGCTTACTATGTGAAGCCCCGACAACAGGTTATGAGCCATGCGAACTTTGTCGGAATTGCAAACGGATTTCAAGTGGGAATCATCCTGATGTCCATTTGATAGAAAGAGACGGCCTCTCAATAAAGAAAGAGCAAATTAAGGGTCTTCAGGAAGAATTTTCGAAAAAAAGTGTAGAGGCGGATCGGAAGGTTTATATGATTGCCGATGCTGACAAAATGTCGGTGGGGGCAGCCAACAGTCTATTGAAATTTTTAGAAGAACCTTCGGCTGATACTGTAGCAATATTGATGACCGAACAGCTTCAGAGGATTCTGCCAACTATATTATCAAGGTGCCAAGTGATTTCGTTCAAGCCATTATCTCCTGAAAATGTGAAACGGAAGCTGATGGAACAGGATGTAGAACCACAGCTGGCTTCGGTTATTGTACACATAACACAGAATGTGGAAGCTGGAATCGGGCTTAGTCATGATGAATGGTTTGTACAAGCTCAAAAAATAGTGGTAAAATTATATGAAGTGTTAAAACTTAATTCCTTGAAGGCATTGCTGTACCTTCAGACGGATTGGTTCACACACTTTAAAGAAAGAGAACAGGTTGACAGAGGTCTTGATTTGTTACTTCTTATATATAAGGATTTATTATACATTCAGTTGGACAAAAAGGACTTCGTTGTGTTCCAAAATAAACTGAAGGAATTTGAAACTCACGCTCTTCATCTTTCCCCAAGACGCCTTGCTGAACATATGGGTTGCATTTTGGAAGCAAAAAGGAAGCTGATGTCCAACACGAATCCACAGCTGTTGATGGAACAGCTTGTGCTGAATTTGCAGGAGGGATCATGA
- a CDS encoding stage 0 sporulation family protein, which yields MYDVVGVRFKKAGKIYYFDPGEFAIPKDDFVIVETVRGVEFGKVVTARKQVDENDVVLPLKKVLRVADAKDKLIVDENKAAAEEAYSICCQKVVEHKLDMKLVDVSYTFDRNKVVFYFTADGRVDFRDLVKDLAAIFRTRIELRQIGVRDEAKMLGGIGPCGRMLCCSTFLGDFEPVSIKMAKDQNLSLNPTKISGLCGRLMCCLKYENDEYESAKEMLPDLGEMINTPGGKGKVVGLNILERVLQIELIEQERVLEYTLDEILKEGAVSIQATDY from the coding sequence TTGTATGATGTTGTAGGTGTCCGTTTTAAAAAGGCGGGCAAAATATACTACTTCGATCCGGGTGAATTCGCTATTCCTAAGGACGATTTTGTAATAGTGGAGACTGTCCGCGGTGTTGAATTCGGTAAAGTCGTTACAGCCCGAAAACAAGTAGATGAAAACGATGTTGTCCTGCCATTAAAAAAAGTACTTCGGGTCGCTGATGCAAAGGATAAGCTGATTGTAGACGAGAACAAGGCGGCTGCAGAAGAGGCTTACTCTATATGTTGTCAAAAGGTTGTGGAGCATAAGCTGGATATGAAGCTTGTTGATGTGTCATATACTTTCGACAGAAATAAAGTCGTGTTTTATTTTACAGCGGATGGTCGCGTGGATTTCCGTGATTTAGTCAAAGATTTAGCTGCCATATTCAGAACTCGCATAGAACTGCGCCAAATTGGGGTAAGGGATGAGGCAAAGATGCTTGGTGGCATCGGGCCTTGTGGCAGAATGCTTTGCTGCTCCACATTTCTTGGGGATTTTGAACCGGTTTCCATCAAAATGGCGAAGGATCAGAATTTATCATTAAACCCTACAAAAATCTCAGGTTTATGCGGTCGATTGATGTGCTGTCTGAAATATGAAAATGATGAGTATGAAAGTGCGAAGGAAATGCTTCCTGATTTAGGTGAAATGATTAATACGCCTGGTGGCAAAGGCAAGGTAGTGGGGCTTAATATTCTAGAACGCGTACTTCAGATTGAACTAATCGAGCAAGAAAGAGTATTAGAGTATACTCTAGATGAGATTCTAAAAGAGGGAGCCGTTTCTATTCAAGCCACAGATTATTAA
- the yabA gene encoding DNA replication initiation control protein YabA translates to MDKKDIFESVTNMETQIGQLYKQLGELKQNLAEILEENQSLKLEKEHLRHRLGLVEVESAPAAVKVKQKVKNRTASTDKVMDIGEGYDNLARIYQEGFHICNLHFGSLRKEGDCLFCLSFLNKK, encoded by the coding sequence GTGGATAAGAAAGATATTTTTGAGTCGGTGACCAATATGGAAACCCAGATAGGCCAATTATATAAGCAGCTTGGAGAATTGAAGCAGAACTTAGCTGAAATCCTTGAGGAAAATCAGTCGCTCAAGCTGGAGAAAGAGCATTTGCGCCATCGGTTGGGCCTTGTGGAAGTCGAAAGTGCGCCTGCTGCAGTAAAGGTCAAACAAAAAGTGAAAAACCGTACCGCAAGTACGGACAAGGTTATGGATATCGGGGAAGGCTATGATAATTTAGCCCGTATCTATCAAGAAGGCTTTCATATTTGCAATCTGCATTTTGGCAGTTTACGAAAAGAAGGGGATTGCCTGTTCTGTTTATCTTTTTTAAACAAGAAGTGA
- a CDS encoding tRNA1(Val) (adenine(37)-N6)-methyltransferase, translating into MVELKGDERLDYLLAENLRIIQSPSVFSFSLDAVLLSRFVNVPIQKGKIVDLCSGNGVVPLLLSTRTKGTITGVEIQERLYDMAQRSMDYNGVSSQIEMIHGDIKEIPKQMGYSKYDVVTCNPPYFPTPSIEEINKNEHFAIARHEIMCNLEDVMRVSSQLLRQGGKAAFVHRPGRLMDILHFMRMYRIEPKRLQFVYPKSSKEANTILIEGIKDGNPDLKILPPLVVYNDQNEYNPEIRRILYGEE; encoded by the coding sequence ATGGTAGAACTTAAAGGCGATGAGCGCCTGGATTATCTATTGGCTGAGAATTTAAGGATCATCCAGAGCCCATCGGTGTTCTCTTTTTCATTAGATGCCGTTTTATTATCAAGGTTCGTAAATGTACCGATCCAAAAAGGGAAAATCGTAGATCTTTGCTCAGGTAATGGGGTCGTACCTTTGCTGCTGAGTACAAGAACGAAAGGGACAATTACCGGTGTTGAAATTCAAGAGCGGTTATATGACATGGCCCAGAGGAGCATGGACTATAATGGCGTATCCTCCCAAATCGAGATGATTCATGGGGATATAAAGGAAATTCCAAAACAGATGGGGTATAGCAAATATGATGTCGTTACTTGCAATCCACCCTATTTCCCGACGCCATCGATCGAGGAAATTAACAAGAATGAGCACTTTGCAATTGCCCGACATGAAATAATGTGTAATCTTGAGGACGTCATGCGTGTTTCAAGTCAGTTGCTGCGTCAAGGTGGGAAGGCTGCATTCGTTCATAGACCGGGCCGTCTGATGGATATCCTGCATTTCATGAGGATGTACAGAATTGAACCGAAGCGACTGCAATTCGTTTATCCTAAGAGTTCAAAAGAAGCGAATACGATTCTTATAGAAGGGATAAAGGACGGCAACCCTGATTTGAAGATTCTTCCTCCACTTGTTGTATATAATGATCAGAATGAGTATAATCCGGAAATCAGAAGGATTCTATATGGAGAGGAATAA
- a CDS encoding GIY-YIG nuclease family protein — translation MERNKHYFYVLKCRDGSYYAGYTNNLHRRIDAHNNGRGAKYTRGRTPVELIYHEIFETRTLAMQAEYKFKQLTRKQKQKWMAKEDT, via the coding sequence ATGGAGAGGAATAAGCATTATTTTTATGTTTTGAAATGCAGGGACGGCAGCTATTATGCCGGGTATACAAATAATTTGCACCGTAGGATTGATGCTCATAATAATGGCAGGGGTGCAAAGTATACACGAGGCCGGACCCCGGTTGAACTGATTTATCATGAAATATTCGAAACACGGACATTAGCCATGCAGGCTGAATATAAATTTAAGCAATTAACAAGAAAACAAAAGCAAAAGTGGATGGCAAAGGAGGATACATGA
- the rsmI gene encoding 16S rRNA (cytidine(1402)-2'-O)-methyltransferase produces the protein MWQQKSFEKEGLEPALYLVPTPIGNLEDMSFRALRILKEADVIAAEDTRNTKKLCNYFEISTPIVSYHEHNKEYSGKQMLERLRSGEVIALVSDAGLPTISDPGYELVKDAIAEQFKVIPLPGANAALTALIASGLIPQPFYFYGFLQRGAKEKKQELEKLKKMESTWIVYESPHRLKETLKHMHEILGDRRIVLCRELTKKFEEFIRGTVSEALTWAMESEIRGEFCLIIEGGQWSEEEPEEAWWMALDIVGHVNHYIETKQFTSKDAIKQVAKDRNMQKRDVYQAYHIDIQ, from the coding sequence ATGTGGCAGCAAAAGAGTTTTGAAAAAGAAGGATTGGAGCCAGCTCTATATCTGGTTCCTACACCAATAGGAAACCTTGAGGATATGAGTTTCCGGGCTTTAAGAATATTAAAGGAAGCGGATGTCATTGCTGCTGAGGACACGCGAAATACGAAGAAGTTATGCAACTACTTTGAAATTTCGACACCTATCGTCAGTTACCATGAACATAATAAGGAATATAGCGGGAAGCAAATGCTAGAGAGGCTTCGATCTGGAGAGGTCATCGCATTGGTGAGTGATGCTGGCTTGCCGACGATATCCGACCCGGGATATGAACTGGTCAAAGATGCCATTGCCGAACAGTTTAAAGTCATCCCATTGCCGGGGGCAAATGCTGCATTAACTGCATTGATCGCATCTGGACTGATTCCGCAGCCTTTTTACTTTTATGGCTTTCTACAACGGGGAGCAAAAGAAAAAAAGCAGGAGCTGGAAAAATTAAAAAAAATGGAATCGACTTGGATCGTTTATGAATCGCCACATCGATTGAAAGAAACATTGAAACATATGCATGAAATTTTAGGTGACCGCCGTATAGTATTATGCCGCGAATTAACCAAGAAATTCGAAGAGTTCATTCGAGGGACTGTGAGTGAAGCATTGACGTGGGCGATGGAATCTGAAATTCGCGGTGAGTTCTGTTTAATAATTGAAGGTGGGCAATGGTCGGAAGAGGAACCTGAAGAAGCTTGGTGGATGGCCCTTGATATCGTCGGTCATGTTAATCATTATATAGAAACCAAGCAGTTCACTTCAAAGGATGCAATCAAGCAGGTCGCAAAAGATCGTAATATGCAAAAACGTGATGTATATCAAGCGTATCACATTGATATACAATAA
- a CDS encoding AbrB/MazE/SpoVT family DNA-binding domain-containing protein has protein sequence MKSTGIVRKVDELGRVVIPIELRRTLGIAEKDALEIYVDDERIILKKYKPNMTCQVTGEVSDNNLTLANGKLILSREGAELLIQEIQQNFTASK, from the coding sequence ATGAAATCTACAGGTATTGTTCGTAAAGTTGATGAGTTAGGCCGGGTGGTTATTCCAATCGAACTTCGTCGTACATTGGGTATCGCTGAGAAAGACGCTCTTGAAATCTATGTTGATGATGAGCGCATCATCTTGAAAAAATACAAACCAAACATGACTTGCCAAGTTACAGGTGAAGTTTCCGATAACAACCTTACACTTGCTAATGGTAAATTGATCCTTAGTCGTGAAGGTGCAGAATTACTTATTCAAGAAATTCAACAAAACTTCACTGCTTCTAAATAA